One window from the genome of Kaistella carnis encodes:
- a CDS encoding cation:proton antiporter: MNHGLLNGLFIVSLTILFLALLLKRAKQPYFIAYIIAGIILGPEVFGVISNSSTINEIGELGVILLMFFIGAEINLPDFSKSFKKPLLGTLSQLLLSFAFMVITGQILNWSWQVIILLSFVISLSSSAIIFQYLSNTGQIKSKIGLLTSGVLIMQDILIVPMMLTLNFMAKGKLETIELARTVFGGLAILIFMHVAIRKKLIKIPFRHDLIRDHDLQVFLGFVLCFGMAQLSHWFGLSAALGALLAGILVGQDKSTQWLDHALVPFRVFFLAFFFLAVGLQLNLHFAYQNIGVISLITLAVMVINSLINALIFKGMGSTWHDSIYAGALLSQIGEFSFVLVSAAASLGVIGDYSYQMTLAVITATMMITSVWIGIIQNFIYKLPKLPQN, translated from the coding sequence ATGAATCATGGATTGTTAAACGGACTGTTTATAGTATCGCTTACGATATTATTTTTAGCACTTTTATTAAAAAGAGCGAAACAACCTTATTTTATTGCCTATATCATAGCGGGAATCATTCTGGGGCCTGAGGTGTTCGGGGTTATTTCGAATTCATCAACGATTAACGAAATTGGAGAACTTGGTGTAATATTGCTCATGTTTTTTATCGGAGCAGAAATTAACCTGCCCGACTTTTCTAAAAGTTTTAAAAAACCATTACTGGGTACATTATCGCAATTGCTACTCAGTTTTGCTTTCATGGTTATAACAGGTCAAATTTTAAATTGGTCCTGGCAGGTAATTATACTTTTGAGTTTTGTCATCAGTTTAAGTAGTTCTGCCATTATTTTTCAATATTTATCAAACACTGGGCAAATTAAAAGTAAAATAGGGCTGTTAACATCCGGAGTATTAATCATGCAAGATATACTCATCGTACCAATGATGCTTACCTTAAACTTTATGGCCAAAGGTAAATTGGAGACCATTGAGTTAGCAAGAACAGTATTTGGCGGTCTGGCCATATTGATTTTTATGCATGTCGCCATTCGCAAAAAACTAATAAAAATTCCATTCAGGCATGATTTGATACGAGACCACGACTTGCAAGTGTTTTTGGGTTTTGTTTTGTGTTTTGGAATGGCACAGTTAAGTCATTGGTTTGGGTTATCGGCTGCTTTGGGGGCGCTTTTGGCAGGTATATTGGTCGGACAGGATAAGTCCACCCAATGGTTAGACCATGCCCTGGTCCCTTTTCGTGTTTTCTTTTTAGCCTTTTTCTTTTTAGCAGTTGGTTTGCAACTTAACCTACACTTCGCATACCAAAACATTGGTGTTATATCGTTAATCACCCTTGCAGTTATGGTTATTAATAGTTTAATAAATGCCCTGATATTTAAAGGCATGGGCAGTACATGGCATGATAGTATATATGCCGGAGCTTTGTTATCTCAGATTGGCGAATTTAGTTTTGTTCTTGTTAGTGCGGCTGCTTCCCTGGGGGTAATAGGCGATTATAGTTATCAAATGACCTTAGCTGTAATAACTGCTACCATGATGATAACTTCTGTTTGGATAGGGATAATACAAAATTTCATTTATAAGCTCCCTAAATTACCTCAGAACTAA
- a CDS encoding mechanosensitive ion channel domain-containing protein encodes MKWIPFKPRLIQFNELKFHKDGINHYFGDSCIPSESVKNDLLSFLHFIHMNHIVLFLVRKTIAIAFWIALIFLTLIISGVNLNNIWVYLGGFLSVAAIELFAVWSILSNIISGIFIFIMNPFKIGSKIKLYDPEVQATVVNINLLFTELEDDDRIFNVPNNTFFQKTVKGINAEKTQPN; translated from the coding sequence ATGAAATGGATTCCATTTAAACCCAGACTTATTCAATTCAATGAACTCAAATTTCATAAAGATGGGATTAACCATTATTTTGGTGATAGTTGTATTCCTTCTGAAAGCGTTAAAAACGACTTATTAAGCTTTCTGCACTTTATTCATATGAACCACATCGTCCTATTTCTGGTAAGAAAAACGATTGCTATAGCTTTTTGGATTGCTTTGATTTTTTTAACGCTTATAATTTCGGGGGTAAACCTAAATAATATTTGGGTATATCTTGGTGGTTTTCTCTCTGTTGCAGCAATTGAGTTGTTTGCTGTATGGAGTATTTTAAGCAATATTATTTCAGGAATATTTATTTTTATAATGAACCCTTTCAAAATAGGTTCGAAAATAAAGCTGTATGACCCTGAAGTACAAGCGACAGTAGTAAATATAAATCTGTTGTTTACTGAATTAGAAGATGATGATAGAATCTTTAACGTACCAAATAATACTTTCTTTCAAAAAACCGTCAAGGGTATTAATGCGGAAAAAACACAACCAAATTAA
- a CDS encoding putative quinol monooxygenase, translating to MEKFAILARVEAKPGKENEVLEFLKSALPLAEGEPGTVRWYALQIGPSTFGIFDTFETTDARDAHLNGEIAKALMANASELLAKEPVLEMVDLLAVK from the coding sequence ATGGAAAAGTTTGCAATATTAGCTAGAGTAGAAGCAAAACCGGGTAAAGAAAATGAAGTATTGGAATTCCTAAAGTCAGCTTTGCCGCTTGCGGAAGGTGAGCCAGGAACCGTAAGATGGTATGCTTTACAAATTGGCCCTTCTACTTTTGGTATATTCGATACGTTCGAAACTACAGATGCAAGAGATGCTCACTTAAATGGTGAGATTGCGAAGGCTTTAATGGCCAATGCTTCTGAATTACTTGCTAAAGAACCTGTACTTGAAATGGTAGATCTGCTTGCAGTAAAGTAA
- a CDS encoding IS1182 family transposase — translation MNYMSIKFKDYNQQQNWLFPPSIEELIPENHAVRVVNGIIEQLDLRLLIEEYSKDGKPSFHPKMMLKVMVYAYMDNTYSSRKIEKAMRENINFMWLSAQQVADHNTIARFRSKKLKTIFKDIFKQVVLLLAEEGLVSLKEVFTDGTKIESIAGRYTFVWGNAIKTRKEKMAEQLEQMWNYAQSIAEEEDSDPTPPEFKTIDKDKIEKTAKKIEEIISKNPKASTKAKAKLRYIQKNFSQNLDKYQEQEKVLDGRGSYSKTDPDATFMRMKDDHMQNGQLKPAYNVQVSSESQFVIHYTLHQTTNDLNTLKPHLNTFEELYQFLPEELTADAGYGSEENYDFLEEKNIETFVKYNTFDKEQGILKSKRKKINEDFHRDKLYYNEEKDQYICPMGQPMNKITNRNRKTKSGYAQTSSLYQAQNCNGCPLRGACHKAQGNRIIERNQNLERHKERVRENILSEIGEIKRKQRTADVEPVFAHIKSNRNFKRFTHKGIEKVELEFGLHALAHNLRKKSA, via the coding sequence ATCAATTATATGAGTATTAAATTTAAAGATTATAACCAACAACAAAATTGGTTATTCCCACCATCAATCGAGGAATTGATTCCAGAAAATCATGCCGTTCGGGTCGTTAATGGAATTATTGAACAACTGGATTTACGATTGCTCATTGAAGAGTATAGTAAAGATGGCAAACCGAGCTTTCATCCCAAGATGATGCTTAAGGTGATGGTTTACGCTTATATGGATAATACGTATTCCAGCAGGAAGATCGAAAAAGCGATGCGTGAGAATATTAATTTTATGTGGTTGTCCGCTCAACAGGTCGCAGACCATAACACCATCGCACGTTTTCGGAGCAAGAAACTCAAGACTATTTTCAAAGACATTTTCAAACAGGTCGTCCTGTTATTAGCAGAGGAAGGACTCGTTAGCTTGAAAGAAGTTTTTACCGATGGAACTAAGATAGAGTCTATTGCCGGGAGATATACCTTCGTTTGGGGCAATGCCATTAAAACCAGAAAAGAGAAGATGGCAGAACAACTTGAACAAATGTGGAACTATGCCCAAAGCATTGCTGAGGAAGAAGACAGCGATCCTACACCTCCGGAGTTTAAAACCATCGATAAAGATAAAATAGAGAAGACCGCCAAGAAAATAGAAGAGATCATCAGCAAAAACCCGAAGGCATCCACCAAAGCAAAGGCAAAATTAAGATACATTCAAAAGAATTTTTCTCAGAACCTGGATAAGTACCAGGAGCAGGAAAAGGTTTTGGACGGACGTGGCAGTTATAGTAAGACCGATCCCGATGCCACATTTATGCGCATGAAAGATGATCATATGCAGAATGGTCAACTTAAACCCGCCTACAACGTGCAGGTAAGTTCTGAATCCCAGTTTGTTATTCATTATACTTTACACCAAACCACCAATGATTTAAATACGCTTAAACCACATCTCAATACTTTTGAAGAACTTTATCAGTTTTTGCCGGAAGAACTTACTGCTGATGCTGGTTACGGCAGTGAAGAAAATTATGATTTTCTGGAAGAGAAAAATATAGAAACCTTCGTAAAATACAACACCTTCGATAAGGAACAGGGTATTTTAAAATCGAAAAGAAAGAAAATCAACGAAGACTTTCACCGCGATAAACTTTATTATAACGAAGAGAAAGATCAGTATATCTGTCCGATGGGGCAACCGATGAATAAAATCACCAACCGAAATCGAAAAACCAAAAGCGGTTATGCTCAGACAAGTTCACTGTACCAGGCTCAAAACTGCAACGGTTGTCCGCTGCGAGGGGCTTGCCATAAAGCCCAGGGAAACAGAATAATAGAACGCAACCAAAATTTAGAACGGCATAAGGAGAGAGTTCGGGAAAACATCTTGAGTGAAATCGGAGAAATAAAACGCAAACAACGCACGGCGGATGTAGAACCCGTCTTTGCACATATCAAATCCAATCGGAACTTCAAGCGTTTTACACACAAAGGAATAGAAAAAGTGGAATTAGAGTTCGGATTACACGCTTTAGCACACAATCTAAGAAAAAAGAGTGCTTAA
- a CDS encoding type 1 glutamine amidotransferase domain-containing protein has protein sequence MSKKVLFVVTSHGELGNTGESTGYYLGEVTHPWAVLVDAGYEIDFVSPKGGNPPYYGNTPDDKVNERFLADEYYQNKIQNTMTPSEVNPDEYVGILYAGGHGTMWDFADNEELAVIAQKIYEKNGIVSAVCHGPAGLVNIKLSNGKYLVDGKKINAFTNEEEAAVKLDEVVPFRLESKLIERGAKFEKSGLWQTHVTVDERVVTGQNPQSAHAVGEAVLEELKKLQ, from the coding sequence ATGAGCAAAAAAGTATTATTCGTGGTTACGAGCCACGGCGAATTAGGAAACACTGGTGAATCTACCGGTTATTATTTAGGTGAAGTTACGCATCCTTGGGCGGTATTAGTAGATGCTGGTTACGAAATAGATTTCGTGAGTCCAAAAGGTGGAAATCCGCCGTATTATGGAAATACTCCAGATGATAAGGTTAATGAAAGATTTTTGGCAGATGAATATTATCAAAATAAAATTCAGAACACCATGACGCCTTCAGAAGTAAATCCTGATGAATATGTGGGGATTCTTTATGCTGGAGGTCACGGTACGATGTGGGATTTTGCAGATAATGAAGAATTGGCAGTAATCGCACAAAAAATCTACGAAAAAAATGGAATCGTAAGTGCGGTTTGTCACGGTCCTGCTGGATTGGTGAATATTAAACTCAGCAATGGAAAATACTTGGTAGATGGCAAAAAAATCAATGCTTTCACCAACGAAGAAGAAGCTGCGGTTAAATTAGATGAAGTGGTTCCATTTAGATTAGAATCTAAATTAATAGAACGTGGAGCCAAGTTTGAAAAATCTGGTTTATGGCAAACACACGTTACCGTAGACGAAAGAGTGGTAACAGGACAAAATCCTCAATCTGCTCATGCAGTTGGCGAAGCGGTTTTAGAAGAACTTAAAAAACTTCAATAA
- a CDS encoding Crp/Fnr family transcriptional regulator has translation MSEILRRQIEKITPLTDQEFEYILSHFTLKKFKKHQILIQEGDTVQNDYFVMNGLLKASYLNKEGKEHIMQFAMEDWWITDYQAYFNQTEATFTIDALESTEVLTLSLYNREKLCADMHKIEHFFRKKSNNGYIALQRRILSLLNSNAKERYEQFISQYPTLLQRLPKTLIASYLGVSRETLSRLSV, from the coding sequence ATGAGTGAGATTTTAAGACGTCAAATTGAGAAAATTACGCCATTAACTGACCAGGAGTTCGAGTACATCCTGTCTCATTTTACCTTGAAAAAATTTAAAAAGCATCAGATTTTAATTCAAGAAGGAGATACCGTACAAAATGATTATTTTGTGATGAATGGTTTGTTAAAAGCATCTTACCTGAATAAAGAAGGGAAAGAGCACATCATGCAATTTGCAATGGAAGATTGGTGGATTACCGATTATCAGGCGTATTTTAATCAAACGGAAGCTACTTTTACCATTGATGCATTAGAATCTACCGAAGTACTTACTTTGTCTCTCTATAACCGAGAGAAACTCTGTGCAGATATGCATAAAATAGAACATTTTTTCAGGAAAAAGTCTAATAATGGTTATATAGCACTCCAAAGAAGAATTTTGTCTCTGCTGAATAGCAATGCCAAAGAACGCTACGAACAATTTATTTCTCAATATCCCACACTTTTACAACGATTGCCCAAAACATTAATCGCTTCATATTTAGGTGTTTCCAGAGAAACCTTGAGTCGGCTTTCGGTGTAA
- a CDS encoding metallophosphoesterase, translating into MKKLTRRKFIKTGILATIGLVLLDSLWFEKYLIDWNYFDISKSEKNKIRIIQISDLHLDQLRYFHKSIAKKINSMKPDLIFITGDSVDKTEKIEHLNLFLELIDNSIKKYAITGNWEYWGNVNLEELKSVYSKNNCELLINENRNVSIRDRDITIIGIDDLIGGNPDFGKATENLKDTETNIVLSHCPEQRDIIAKQKGNLNIDLVLSGHTHGGQITFLGIVPFKPQGSGRYLKGWYKDSEPKMYISKGIGTSILPIRFGARAEVVEMEI; encoded by the coding sequence ATGAAGAAATTAACCAGGAGGAAATTTATAAAAACAGGAATATTAGCCACAATTGGATTAGTACTTTTGGACTCACTTTGGTTTGAAAAATATTTAATTGACTGGAATTATTTTGACATCTCAAAATCGGAAAAGAATAAGATAAGAATCATACAAATTTCGGATTTACATTTAGATCAATTAAGATACTTTCACAAATCTATTGCGAAAAAAATAAATTCAATGAAACCCGATTTAATATTCATCACCGGAGATTCTGTTGATAAAACAGAAAAAATAGAACATTTGAACTTATTCCTTGAATTAATTGATAATTCGATTAAAAAGTACGCTATAACGGGAAATTGGGAATATTGGGGAAATGTTAATCTTGAAGAACTTAAAAGTGTCTATTCGAAAAATAATTGCGAATTGTTAATAAACGAGAATAGAAATGTTTCAATAAGAGATCGTGATATAACAATAATTGGAATTGACGATTTAATTGGCGGCAATCCTGATTTCGGAAAAGCGACTGAAAATCTAAAAGATACTGAAACAAATATCGTTTTATCACACTGTCCCGAACAAAGAGATATAATTGCAAAACAAAAAGGAAATTTAAATATTGATCTAGTTCTTTCTGGTCATACTCACGGAGGACAAATTACATTTTTAGGAATTGTTCCTTTCAAACCTCAAGGAAGTGGAAGATATTTAAAAGGTTGGTATAAAGACTCGGAACCAAAAATGTATATTTCAAAAGGAATTGGAACGAGTATTTTACCAATTAGATTTGGGGCAAGAGCAGAAGTGGTAGAAATGGAAATATAA
- a CDS encoding IS91 family transposase — protein MEIRSKGGSVAEVIRKINLSAQNFTVHQEKTLRALSYCRTSALGGHIDACDGCGNLSISYNSFRNRHFPGCQGHEREEWIQKREAELLPCSYYHVVFTLPKELNGLAISQPALLYKTLFEAAWATLNQFGKNKGIQLGMIAILHTWGQNLSLHPHLHCIVPGGAINKQGKWRAKIKSDKYLFCVKAMSKVFRAKFVALLRASGIKDQDLIDQLFTKNWVVYGKRPFGGPKQVIEYLGRYTHKVAISNHRIQEVTDKEVRFGYKDYRKEGQKKEMTLSNTEFVRRFSLHILPRRFVRIRHYGILSSSWKRGKLQDLQSDLKIQITEVKPKTLLKKCRCCKEGNLITIALFGQRGPPQDFLAVFNASSAK, from the coding sequence ATGGAAATCCGAAGTAAAGGCGGAAGTGTAGCAGAAGTCATTCGTAAAATCAATTTATCGGCTCAGAATTTTACGGTTCATCAGGAAAAAACGCTTCGCGCTTTATCGTATTGTAGAACTTCTGCATTGGGAGGTCATATTGATGCGTGCGATGGTTGTGGTAATCTTTCCATCAGTTACAACTCATTTCGGAATCGGCATTTTCCCGGGTGTCAAGGCCATGAAAGAGAAGAATGGATTCAGAAACGAGAAGCGGAATTATTGCCGTGTAGTTATTACCACGTGGTTTTTACGCTTCCTAAAGAGTTGAATGGTTTGGCGATCTCTCAACCGGCATTATTGTACAAAACCTTATTTGAAGCGGCTTGGGCAACATTAAATCAGTTTGGTAAAAATAAGGGAATCCAACTGGGAATGATTGCGATTTTACATACTTGGGGACAGAATTTAAGTCTTCATCCTCACTTGCACTGCATTGTTCCGGGTGGCGCCATTAATAAACAAGGAAAATGGCGGGCGAAGATAAAATCTGACAAATACCTTTTCTGTGTAAAAGCGATGAGCAAAGTTTTTCGGGCAAAGTTTGTGGCTTTATTAAGAGCTTCCGGAATTAAAGACCAGGATTTAATCGATCAACTCTTCACCAAAAACTGGGTCGTTTATGGCAAAAGACCATTTGGTGGACCGAAACAGGTGATCGAATATTTAGGACGATACACCCACAAAGTTGCGATCAGTAATCATCGGATCCAAGAAGTTACCGATAAAGAAGTTCGTTTTGGGTACAAAGATTATCGTAAAGAAGGTCAGAAAAAGGAAATGACTTTATCGAATACTGAATTTGTGCGCAGATTTAGTCTTCATATTTTGCCTCGAAGATTTGTGAGAATAAGGCATTACGGGATTTTAAGCAGCTCCTGGAAACGTGGAAAACTTCAGGATTTACAATCAGATTTAAAAATCCAGATTACAGAAGTAAAACCGAAAACTTTGCTTAAAAAATGTCGGTGTTGCAAGGAAGGAAATTTAATCACCATCGCACTTTTCGGACAACGTGGCCCACCTCAGGATTTTCTTGCCGTTTTCAATGCCTCGTCTGCAAAATAA
- a CDS encoding tyrosine-type recombinase/integrase: MNRASSEVKGFSELIQRFERNISIQGKSPRTFDNYSRHVAAIALHFGKIPTELDPEDIKDYLFELQQRSKTPSQTYFKHTVFGLRFLLKMEGLPYSFLHLPAIPKVKKLPTILSRQEVWRMLQTAQLLKHKLLIGLIYGCGLRCMEVRNIELHHLDFDRQMLHVVQGKGQKDRYVPLSEHLIRGLKTFISVENPTQYLFNGNQNRNIEEIDQPDSGKADFDSRYSQRGVQWVIKTVSKKAGITKIVHTHTLRHSFATHLLEDGVSIIMVQKLLGHERIESTMEYLHVCQLSDQKPHSPLDTIFTLYSKNGNPK; this comes from the coding sequence TTGAATCGCGCTTCAAGCGAAGTTAAAGGTTTTTCTGAACTGATACAACGTTTCGAAAGAAATATTTCAATACAGGGAAAAAGTCCCAGAACCTTTGATAATTATTCCCGGCATGTTGCTGCAATTGCGCTTCATTTCGGTAAAATCCCTACGGAATTGGATCCGGAAGACATCAAAGATTATCTCTTCGAACTTCAACAACGCAGCAAAACACCTTCCCAAACCTATTTTAAACACACGGTTTTTGGACTTCGCTTTTTATTGAAAATGGAAGGGTTGCCCTACAGCTTTCTGCATCTTCCAGCCATTCCAAAAGTCAAAAAACTGCCGACTATTTTAAGCCGTCAGGAAGTTTGGCGTATGCTGCAAACGGCGCAGTTACTGAAACACAAACTGCTCATCGGTCTGATTTACGGGTGTGGGCTTCGATGTATGGAAGTGCGGAATATCGAACTTCATCATCTGGATTTTGACCGACAAATGCTGCATGTTGTTCAGGGTAAAGGTCAAAAAGACCGTTATGTTCCTTTATCCGAACATTTAATTCGGGGACTTAAAACCTTTATTTCCGTGGAAAATCCGACGCAATATTTATTCAATGGAAATCAAAATAGAAATATTGAAGAGATTGACCAGCCAGATTCCGGCAAAGCGGATTTTGATTCCAGATACAGTCAGCGCGGCGTGCAGTGGGTCATCAAAACCGTGAGCAAAAAAGCAGGAATTACCAAAATTGTTCATACGCACACTTTGCGACACAGCTTTGCCACGCATTTATTGGAAGATGGTGTTTCAATCATTATGGTTCAGAAACTTTTGGGTCATGAAAGAATTGAGTCGACCATGGAATATCTTCATGTCTGTCAATTGTCGGATCAAAAACCGCACAGCCCTTTGGATACCATTTTTACTTTGTACAGCAAAAATGGAAATCCGAAGTAA
- a CDS encoding IS1182 family transposase: MQHITGIARNQMVFTSLEDSISEDNSVRFVDAFVENIDLKALGFELQMLKTEGRPSFSTQTFLKIYLYGYLNGLRSSRKLEKECVRNIELQWLLFGLVPNYHSISDFRKNNPSGLKKLFKVFVSFLKDADLIAGETIAIDGTKSRAHNSKKANFNQKKIDKHLAYIEEKTQQYLDELAQNDEKENSMTITKIQEKIERLKKNKLGYEVLEEKLKASGEPQISTTDEDSRALLVQGQVVEVSYNIQAAVDAQYNLVVATHTINRNDRNALSAIAIEAKENLGIETFTALVDKGYHNGREITQCKEQNIITIVAHPDQGKSNENGTQPDYFVSKFIYNTDDDTYTCPANQVLKTTGRWHKKTRDRDSYDFKKYRTPACKECPVKSLCTSRTGGREIDRSQYADAVAENNQRYQANAQLYRKRQEINEHIFGTIKRQWGYNHTNLTGLEKVNGEHSLIMLVYNIKRAINILGVPELIAKLKNWKSPYKAKGCFVFRQTCFAFILAPLENTLSIAA, translated from the coding sequence ATGCAACACATCACAGGAATAGCCCGCAATCAAATGGTTTTTACAAGTTTAGAAGATTCGATTTCTGAAGATAATTCGGTTCGGTTTGTAGATGCCTTTGTTGAGAATATCGATTTAAAAGCATTAGGTTTTGAACTGCAAATGCTAAAAACGGAAGGACGACCGAGTTTCAGTACGCAAACATTTCTCAAAATCTATTTGTATGGTTATCTGAATGGACTTCGGAGTTCACGGAAACTCGAAAAAGAATGTGTGCGCAATATTGAATTACAATGGCTTTTATTTGGACTTGTACCCAATTACCACAGCATTTCTGATTTTAGAAAAAACAATCCGTCGGGTTTAAAAAAGCTGTTCAAAGTATTCGTTTCTTTTTTGAAAGATGCAGATCTAATTGCTGGAGAAACCATCGCCATTGACGGTACTAAAAGTAGAGCGCACAACAGCAAAAAAGCCAATTTTAATCAAAAGAAAATTGATAAACACTTGGCTTATATTGAAGAGAAAACACAGCAATACCTGGATGAATTGGCTCAGAATGACGAGAAAGAAAATAGCATGACAATCACTAAGATTCAGGAAAAGATTGAAAGATTAAAGAAAAATAAACTCGGCTACGAAGTCTTAGAAGAAAAACTAAAAGCAAGTGGCGAACCTCAGATAAGTACTACCGATGAAGATTCACGAGCACTGTTGGTTCAGGGGCAAGTTGTAGAAGTAAGTTATAATATTCAAGCCGCTGTTGATGCTCAATATAATTTGGTTGTGGCTACACACACCATTAATCGTAATGATCGTAATGCTTTGAGCGCAATTGCAATTGAAGCTAAGGAGAATTTGGGAATTGAAACATTCACTGCTTTAGTTGACAAAGGTTATCACAATGGTCGGGAAATCACCCAATGCAAAGAGCAAAACATTATCACCATTGTTGCGCATCCAGATCAGGGAAAAAGCAACGAAAATGGCACTCAACCAGATTATTTTGTTTCAAAATTCATTTACAATACAGACGATGACACTTACACTTGTCCGGCAAACCAAGTTTTAAAAACGACGGGACGATGGCACAAGAAAACCCGCGATAGAGACAGCTACGACTTCAAAAAATACCGAACTCCAGCTTGTAAAGAATGTCCTGTAAAATCACTTTGTACGAGCAGAACAGGAGGCCGAGAGATTGATAGAAGTCAATATGCCGATGCTGTTGCAGAAAACAATCAGCGCTACCAAGCTAATGCGCAATTATACCGAAAGCGGCAGGAGATCAACGAGCATATTTTCGGAACAATCAAAAGGCAGTGGGGCTACAATCACACGAATTTAACGGGACTTGAAAAAGTAAATGGTGAACACAGTTTAATCATGCTGGTGTATAACATCAAACGTGCGATAAATATTCTTGGAGTTCCGGAATTAATTGCCAAATTGAAGAACTGGAAGTCACCTTACAAAGCGAAAGGTTGTTTTGTTTTTAGACAGACTTGTTTTGCGTTTATTTTAGCCCCATTGGAAAATACATTATCAATTGCAGCATAA
- a CDS encoding WG repeat-containing protein, with protein sequence MKILLLIFILTLSYSLKAQNDPELFPVNDRKVGFLGYYLADGTNVVKGQFCTAGYNIDGYYMVSKAEHEYYEDGRRKENHIPNTEKFGLLNSKGEFIINFSDNYNFVGVEKGLIYVIRNNFYGVVNDKNEILVPIEYEELDIKKQGVIIAKKNTKYGIITKENKILVPFIYDNIFSFAENELANTFYVIVSKDNKNGIIDKNHKFIFRLPKTDLVFVTVKSIGIKKGNKYNLVDHNLKAILPNDFEKMYLIDVEGTGIYATSNGYGYYFDIDGKLLKKEKLIEEGMKTGY encoded by the coding sequence ATGAAAATACTTTTACTAATTTTTATTTTAACTTTAAGTTATTCTTTAAAAGCGCAAAATGACCCTGAATTATTTCCTGTAAATGACCGAAAAGTTGGTTTCCTGGGGTATTATCTTGCAGATGGAACTAACGTAGTTAAAGGTCAGTTCTGTACTGCAGGTTATAATATTGATGGGTATTATATGGTTTCAAAGGCAGAACACGAATATTACGAAGATGGTAGAAGAAAAGAGAATCATATTCCAAATACAGAAAAATTTGGCTTGTTAAACTCCAAAGGAGAATTTATTATTAATTTTAGTGACAATTACAACTTCGTTGGAGTGGAAAAGGGATTGATATACGTAATCCGAAATAATTTTTACGGCGTCGTTAATGATAAAAATGAAATATTAGTACCAATAGAATACGAAGAATTGGATATTAAAAAACAAGGGGTTATAATTGCTAAAAAAAACACTAAATATGGTATCATTACAAAAGAAAACAAAATTTTAGTTCCATTTATTTATGACAATATTTTTAGTTTTGCTGAAAATGAATTGGCAAACACGTTCTACGTTATTGTTTCAAAAGACAATAAAAATGGTATTATAGATAAAAATCATAAATTTATTTTTCGACTTCCAAAAACTGATTTAGTGTTTGTAACCGTAAAGTCTATTGGAATTAAGAAAGGAAACAAATATAATTTAGTTGACCATAATCTAAAAGCAATATTGCCTAATGATTTTGAAAAAATGTATTTAATAGATGTTGAAGGAACAGGAATTTATGCAACAAGTAACGGTTATGGATATTACTTTGACATTGATGGGAAATTATTAAAAAAAGAGAAATTAATTGAAGAAGGAATGAAAACAGGGTATTAA